From a region of the Luteolibacter arcticus genome:
- the nrdR gene encoding transcriptional regulator NrdR, which produces MRCVQCGSFKDKVLDSRMSKDGTTIRRRRECLGCNYRYTTYEQIERTELRVVKRDGAREAVNREKIMSGLVKACEKRPVSMDRLDRAVDEILTELHQDHVSEVPSSVIGAKVMDKLHQIDPVAYVRYVSVYRQFEDVGEFIREIQALERRPSRDPMQRRLFKD; this is translated from the coding sequence ATGCGGTGTGTGCAATGCGGATCATTCAAGGACAAGGTGCTCGACTCTCGGATGTCGAAGGACGGCACCACTATCCGCCGCCGCCGCGAATGCCTCGGATGCAACTATCGCTACACCACCTACGAGCAGATCGAGCGCACGGAACTCCGTGTCGTGAAGCGCGACGGTGCCCGCGAAGCGGTCAACCGCGAGAAGATCATGAGCGGTCTGGTCAAGGCCTGCGAGAAGCGCCCCGTCTCGATGGATCGCCTCGACCGCGCGGTGGACGAAATCCTAACCGAACTTCACCAGGACCACGTTTCGGAGGTGCCTTCTTCCGTGATCGGTGCCAAGGTGATGGACAAACTCCATCAGATCGATCCCGTCGCCTACGTCCGCTACGTTTCGGTCTACCGCCAGTTCGAGGACGTGGGTGAATTCATCCGTGAGATCCAAGCCTTGGAACGCCGCCCCTCCCGCGATCCCATGCAACGCCGCCTGTTCAAGGACTAA